In Microbacterium galbinum, a single window of DNA contains:
- a CDS encoding SprT-like domain-containing protein — MADLDRVRIWGEALMTMYLDDSWSFGFDHAKRRAGQCDYTKKRITVSRYLAARFDDDEIHQVLLHEVAHALAGHAAAHGPAWKRVARDLGYVGGTTHHGETAVELAPWIGRCPAGHETFRHRRPTRATSCAQCSRTFDQRYLFTWTRREITADVKLAAQSPR, encoded by the coding sequence ATGGCGGATCTTGACCGTGTGCGCATCTGGGGTGAGGCGCTCATGACGATGTACCTCGACGACTCCTGGTCGTTCGGCTTCGACCATGCCAAGCGTCGCGCCGGGCAGTGCGACTACACGAAGAAGCGCATCACCGTGTCGCGCTATCTCGCGGCACGGTTCGACGACGACGAGATCCATCAGGTGCTGTTGCACGAGGTCGCCCATGCCCTCGCCGGGCACGCCGCCGCGCACGGTCCGGCCTGGAAGCGCGTGGCACGCGACCTCGGTTACGTCGGCGGCACCACGCACCACGGCGAGACCGCCGTCGAGCTCGCGCCCTGGATCGGCCGCTGCCCCGCCGGGCACGAGACGTTCCGGCATCGCCGCCCGACCCGCGCCACCTCGTGCGCCCAGTGCTCGCGCACCTTCGATCAGCGATACCTCTTCACCTGGACGCGGCGCGAGATCACGGCCGACGTGAAGCTCGCCGCGCAGTCGCCGCGCTAG
- a CDS encoding DUF3054 domain-containing protein: MRFLPAVIVDAVLVLIFAVIGRASHDESPAGFLLTAWPFLVALLVGHALAALLPGRPRRPWSVLWGVVVWVVTVAGGMLLRVVTGDTAQLAFIIVATLTLGVLLVGWRAVTALLRRGRASRAAADGQQGATLSHDDPEETASSENASDGPRTL, translated from the coding sequence ATGAGGTTCCTCCCCGCAGTCATCGTCGACGCCGTGCTGGTTCTGATCTTCGCCGTGATCGGCCGCGCCTCTCACGACGAGAGCCCCGCCGGATTCCTGCTCACCGCCTGGCCGTTCCTGGTCGCGCTGCTCGTCGGTCACGCGCTCGCCGCATTGCTCCCCGGTCGCCCGCGTCGGCCGTGGTCGGTGCTGTGGGGCGTGGTCGTCTGGGTCGTGACCGTCGCCGGCGGTATGCTGCTGCGCGTGGTCACGGGGGACACCGCTCAGCTCGCATTCATCATCGTCGCGACGCTGACCCTCGGCGTGCTGCTGGTGGGGTGGCGCGCGGTCACGGCTCTCCTGCGACGCGGGCGCGCCTCGCGGGCAGCGGCCGACGGTCAGCAGGGCGCGACCCTCTCGCACGACGACCCGGAAGAAACGGCCTCCTCGGAGAACGCGAGCGACGGCCCGCGCACGCTCTAG
- a CDS encoding LCP family protein: protein MPRARHKDRSTVARHAPLPTPGPMKGFLKIAGITLGVILVSAIAVGAFVVVDYINRFNADAVALEDAPEVEPPSISAFPGEFSVLLIGTDECGEVSGGLLGERCSEADGGILNDVNLLVHVSAEPRNVTVVSLPRDLMIETPECTREDGSIASATSKTQINSIYQNAGLSCVAKTITDLSGVEIPFAAKIDFDGVMAITDAIGGVEVCIGGDGIRDEKAGIDYWAPGPRTVSGYEALQFIRTRYGVGDGSDMARVSNQQQYMSRLVKKILSDEVLSDPSKVLGLANTAVDNIKPSTELGNPVRIAQLALSIKDVPFSDFVFAQYPVFEDPDDSDRVVPNYEAAETLWSALAAGQPVQLTGDATNNGGVEVVGPGTATDPGTAPSTDAPTTETPAPRATLDPSISGQTAEQETCTNGRQR, encoded by the coding sequence ATGCCTCGCGCCCGCCACAAGGACCGATCCACCGTCGCCCGCCACGCTCCCCTCCCCACCCCGGGACCGATGAAGGGCTTCCTCAAGATCGCCGGGATCACCCTCGGCGTCATCCTGGTCTCGGCCATCGCCGTCGGCGCCTTCGTCGTCGTCGACTACATCAACCGCTTCAATGCCGACGCGGTGGCGCTCGAGGACGCGCCGGAGGTGGAACCTCCGTCGATCAGCGCCTTCCCGGGCGAGTTCAGCGTGCTGCTCATCGGCACCGACGAGTGCGGCGAGGTGTCAGGCGGGCTCCTCGGCGAGCGCTGTTCGGAAGCCGACGGCGGCATCCTCAACGACGTCAACCTCCTCGTGCACGTCTCGGCCGAACCCCGCAACGTCACCGTCGTCTCCCTGCCGCGCGACCTCATGATCGAGACGCCCGAGTGCACGCGCGAGGACGGATCGATCGCCTCGGCGACCAGCAAGACGCAGATCAACTCGATCTACCAGAACGCCGGGCTCTCCTGCGTCGCCAAGACCATCACCGACCTCAGCGGCGTCGAGATCCCGTTCGCCGCGAAGATCGATTTCGATGGCGTCATGGCCATCACCGACGCGATCGGCGGCGTGGAGGTCTGCATCGGCGGAGACGGCATCCGCGACGAGAAGGCGGGCATCGACTATTGGGCGCCCGGACCCCGGACCGTCTCGGGTTACGAAGCGCTGCAGTTCATCCGCACGCGCTACGGGGTCGGCGACGGCAGTGACATGGCGCGCGTCTCGAACCAGCAGCAGTACATGTCGCGACTGGTGAAAAAGATCCTCAGCGACGAGGTGCTCAGCGACCCGAGCAAGGTGCTCGGGCTCGCGAACACGGCCGTCGACAACATCAAACCGAGCACCGAGCTCGGCAACCCGGTGCGCATCGCGCAGCTCGCACTGTCGATCAAGGACGTCCCGTTCAGCGACTTCGTCTTCGCGCAGTACCCGGTCTTCGAGGACCCGGACGACAGCGACCGCGTCGTCCCGAACTACGAGGCCGCCGAGACCCTGTGGTCCGCACTCGCCGCCGGTCAGCCGGTGCAGCTCACGGGCGACGCGACCAACAACGGCGGCGTCGAGGTCGTCGGCCCGGGCACGGCGACCGACCCCGGGACCGCCCCCTCCACCGACGCACCGACGACCGAGACCCCGGCGCCCCGTGCCACGCTCGACCCGAGCATCTCGGGTCAGACCGCCGAACAGGAGACCTGCACCAACGGCCGTCAGCGCTGA
- a CDS encoding ABC transporter permease, producing the protein MTAVGTASVVGTVVPETAATAPRLAWLRDRGMGASILVAALSAAFGVILVEVTAFIGAALQADPFIGDSETLAIVVAILSVLLTGVAMYVAAIVTANTFSTIIAGRTRQIALMRLVGATARSQRAEVGRQGLVVGVIGALTGVIVGVALAAVGVQIGRMLIANVPADFTLAQPFLVLPAVGVALTTWVAAWVGSRRVLTVTPLQAIGGSVERGHDEVSGRAGRHVGAWVLLIAGAALLAGGVLVGLVTPLGVVVAFVGGLLSFTGLALGSVLFMPPVLRLVGRMFGSSATARLAAENALRYPERSSRMAIGVVMGVTLVTMFAVALESAKRLMMNQTSEEVPPEFFAPFDAFASIMMVLVAVSAVIAAVGLVNLLTIGVVQRRRELGLLRSIGLSNAQVRRMVLLEATHITVAATLTGLVLGVAYGWIAAQSLLGSVPVLPDFTPAGLVAPQVPWLPVVIIVVATAVLTLVAAATPTRLATRVAPVEALAAD; encoded by the coding sequence ATGACCGCCGTCGGCACGGCCTCGGTGGTCGGTACCGTCGTGCCCGAGACGGCCGCCACGGCTCCGCGCCTCGCGTGGTTGCGCGACCGGGGCATGGGCGCCAGCATCCTGGTCGCGGCGCTGTCGGCGGCGTTCGGGGTGATCCTCGTCGAGGTGACGGCCTTCATCGGTGCGGCGCTGCAAGCCGACCCGTTCATCGGCGACAGCGAGACGCTCGCGATCGTCGTCGCCATCCTCTCGGTGCTGCTCACGGGGGTCGCGATGTACGTCGCCGCGATCGTCACCGCCAACACGTTCTCGACGATCATCGCCGGGCGCACCCGTCAGATCGCGCTCATGCGCCTGGTCGGTGCGACCGCGCGCTCGCAGCGTGCGGAGGTCGGGCGACAGGGCCTCGTGGTCGGCGTGATCGGCGCGCTCACCGGCGTGATCGTCGGTGTTGCGCTCGCTGCCGTCGGAGTGCAGATCGGGCGGATGCTGATCGCCAACGTGCCGGCGGACTTCACCCTCGCGCAGCCGTTCCTCGTGCTGCCCGCCGTGGGCGTCGCGCTCACGACCTGGGTCGCGGCATGGGTCGGCTCGCGACGCGTGCTCACGGTGACGCCCCTGCAGGCGATCGGCGGATCGGTCGAGCGCGGCCACGACGAGGTGTCGGGCAGGGCCGGGCGTCATGTCGGCGCCTGGGTGCTGCTCATCGCCGGTGCCGCCCTGCTCGCGGGTGGGGTGCTGGTCGGACTCGTGACGCCGCTCGGGGTCGTCGTCGCGTTCGTGGGGGGCCTGCTCTCGTTCACCGGTCTCGCGCTCGGCTCGGTGCTGTTCATGCCGCCGGTGCTGCGCCTCGTCGGGCGGATGTTCGGGTCCAGCGCCACCGCGCGCCTCGCCGCCGAGAACGCGCTGCGGTATCCCGAGCGATCGTCGCGCATGGCGATCGGCGTGGTGATGGGCGTCACCCTCGTGACGATGTTCGCGGTCGCGCTGGAGTCGGCGAAGCGGTTGATGATGAACCAGACCTCCGAGGAGGTGCCGCCGGAGTTCTTCGCGCCGTTCGACGCCTTCGCCTCGATCATGATGGTGCTCGTCGCCGTCTCGGCCGTGATCGCCGCCGTCGGCCTGGTGAACCTGCTCACGATCGGTGTCGTGCAGCGGCGCCGTGAGCTCGGGCTGCTGCGATCGATCGGGCTGTCGAACGCCCAGGTGCGCCGCATGGTGCTGCTCGAGGCGACGCACATCACGGTGGCCGCGACGCTCACGGGTCTGGTGCTCGGAGTCGCCTACGGGTGGATCGCCGCCCAGTCGTTGCTCGGCTCGGTGCCGGTGCTGCCGGACTTCACGCCCGCCGGGCTCGTCGCTCCGCAGGTGCCGTGGCTGCCGGTGGTCATCATCGTCGTCGCGACGGCGGTGCTGACGCTCGTGGCCGCCGCGACGCCGACCCGGCTCGCGACGCGGGTCGCGCCGGTCGAGGCGCTGGCAGCCGACTGA
- a CDS encoding spermidine synthase, producing the protein MGRMRARDTEHPQAKLDHGGVATIAPSEFTSGFELIVDGTPQSHVDLDDPTHLHFEYIVRMGAVIDQLPAGPLTAVHLGAGALTVPRYIDATRPGSRQQVIEWEAPLAALVREHLPVPKGASIRLRIGDAREGVQKLPAALTGACDLVVSDVYSGAQTPAHLTSVEFYREVSQLLSPGGVLLINVADGPGLAFARRQVATVAAVLPEVAVLADTQVLKGRRFGNLVVAASASPLPTEWLPRLLAAGPHPAKIAQGAEVKTFVQGAHIVTDADAVASPRPDASLFLR; encoded by the coding sequence ATGGGACGGATGCGCGCACGCGACACCGAGCATCCGCAGGCGAAGCTCGATCACGGCGGCGTCGCCACCATCGCCCCCTCGGAGTTCACGAGCGGATTCGAGCTCATCGTCGACGGCACCCCGCAGTCGCACGTCGACCTCGACGACCCGACGCACCTTCACTTCGAGTACATCGTGCGCATGGGCGCCGTGATCGATCAGCTGCCCGCGGGACCGCTCACCGCCGTGCATCTCGGCGCCGGCGCCCTGACCGTGCCGCGCTACATCGATGCGACCCGTCCGGGATCGCGGCAGCAGGTGATCGAGTGGGAGGCGCCCCTCGCGGCGCTCGTGCGCGAACACCTGCCCGTACCGAAGGGCGCGTCGATCCGCCTCCGCATCGGGGATGCGCGCGAGGGCGTGCAGAAACTCCCCGCCGCCCTCACCGGCGCGTGCGATCTCGTCGTCTCCGACGTCTACTCCGGCGCGCAGACCCCGGCGCACCTCACCAGCGTCGAGTTCTACCGCGAGGTCTCGCAGCTGCTCTCCCCGGGAGGGGTGCTGCTCATCAACGTCGCCGACGGCCCTGGACTCGCCTTCGCCCGCCGACAGGTCGCGACCGTCGCCGCGGTGCTCCCCGAGGTCGCGGTGCTCGCCGACACGCAGGTGCTCAAGGGACGCCGCTTCGGCAACCTCGTGGTCGCGGCATCCGCCTCTCCCCTGCCCACCGAGTGGCTCCCCCGCCTGCTCGCCGCGGGCCCGCATCCGGCGAAGATCGCGCAGGGCGCCGAGGTGAAGACGTTCGTGCAGGGCGCGCACATCGTCACCGATGCGGATGCCGTGGCCTCTCCGCGACCCGACGCCTCGCTCTTCCTGCGCTGA
- a CDS encoding 2-phosphosulfolactate phosphatase — translation MPSPFDQSTYQVRLDWGLAGLARLAEADVVVIVDVLHFSSRLADAVADGAAIDLAEAAVWSTDSVAPALAVTAAAGGATVLVGGIRNATAVARTVQAIQEERQARTSVALIAAGERDGSNDVRFAVEDHLAAGAIIAALTDLGIDHTAPDAAVAAEGFRALRRALGHLVSASGSARDTADADAVAAASRLDAVSAVPVLRDRAFTAFA, via the coding sequence ATGCCGTCGCCGTTCGATCAGTCCACCTACCAGGTCCGCCTCGACTGGGGGCTCGCCGGCCTCGCACGGCTCGCCGAGGCCGACGTGGTCGTGATCGTCGACGTGCTGCACTTCTCGTCGAGACTGGCGGATGCCGTCGCCGACGGTGCCGCGATCGATCTGGCCGAGGCGGCGGTGTGGTCGACGGACTCCGTCGCACCGGCGCTCGCGGTGACCGCCGCCGCCGGAGGAGCGACGGTGCTGGTCGGAGGCATCCGCAATGCCACCGCCGTCGCACGCACCGTGCAGGCCATCCAGGAGGAGCGTCAGGCGCGCACCTCGGTCGCCCTCATCGCCGCGGGGGAGCGCGACGGCTCGAACGACGTGCGCTTCGCGGTCGAGGACCACCTCGCCGCCGGAGCGATCATCGCGGCGCTCACCGACCTCGGCATCGATCACACGGCGCCCGATGCGGCGGTCGCGGCGGAGGGCTTCCGTGCTCTGCGCCGTGCGCTCGGGCACCTGGTCTCGGCGAGCGGCTCGGCGCGCGACACCGCCGATGCCGACGCGGTCGCCGCGGCATCCCGTCTCGACGCCGTCTCGGCGGTGCCCGTGCTCCGCGACCGGGCGTTCACGGCCTTCGCCTGA